A window from Planococcus maritimus encodes these proteins:
- a CDS encoding isochorismate synthase: MNSQSYSSTEQMEANRFSEYRFYTETIEVSTMSALAFFEAGQEKYEGKRMFWQNREKSFTLVGLGHAYVLTADDYKGRFNNIQKDWKALSAQLVNEETAVQPVLFGGFSFDPLNDQPSEWRNFPQAYFAVPTFQLIIKGEQAYVSVHLITKAPNSFADFEALRKERDRLIHAAQVSEPKAYQKPRVAEKKELKKDEYMRSIEKVTQVIRSGEVDKVVIARALGLCFDEVLSPASALYQAANEQPESFLFGLEAGEQFFFGATPERLVKVEQQKALSTCLAGSTPRGQSVEQDEALGKALLGDSKNRSEHQYVVQMIGDVFKEHCIDPRIPQHPKLMKIRDIQHLYTPVEGELKNGSSLLDLVEALHPTPALGGEPKQQALSLIRSYEPLNRGYYAAPIGWIDAKGDGEFAVAIRSALLDGDKAYLFAGGGIVADSTPEAEYDETWVKFRPMLRVLGGNLHDES, from the coding sequence GTGAATTCACAATCGTATTCATCAACTGAACAGATGGAAGCGAACCGCTTTAGCGAGTATCGCTTTTATACAGAAACCATTGAAGTATCGACCATGTCTGCTTTGGCGTTTTTTGAGGCAGGGCAAGAGAAATATGAAGGCAAGCGGATGTTCTGGCAGAATCGGGAGAAGTCCTTTACGCTAGTTGGCCTGGGGCATGCCTATGTTCTCACAGCAGATGATTATAAGGGGCGGTTTAACAACATACAAAAAGATTGGAAAGCATTGAGTGCCCAATTGGTGAATGAAGAGACAGCCGTTCAGCCAGTGTTATTTGGGGGCTTTTCATTTGATCCTTTGAATGACCAGCCGAGCGAGTGGAGAAATTTCCCTCAGGCTTATTTTGCCGTCCCGACTTTTCAGCTGATTATTAAAGGAGAGCAGGCTTATGTTAGTGTCCACCTGATCACGAAGGCACCGAATAGTTTTGCGGATTTTGAAGCACTTCGGAAAGAACGTGACCGGCTGATTCACGCAGCGCAAGTATCCGAGCCAAAAGCGTATCAAAAGCCCCGAGTCGCCGAAAAGAAAGAATTAAAAAAAGATGAGTATATGCGTTCTATTGAAAAGGTCACTCAAGTGATTCGTTCGGGCGAAGTGGATAAAGTTGTGATTGCAAGGGCGCTTGGTCTTTGTTTTGATGAAGTCCTATCCCCGGCATCGGCTCTATATCAGGCGGCGAATGAGCAGCCTGAAAGCTTTTTATTCGGCTTGGAAGCAGGAGAGCAATTTTTCTTTGGCGCAACGCCAGAGCGCCTTGTTAAAGTAGAGCAGCAAAAAGCATTGTCTACGTGCTTAGCGGGATCTACACCTCGTGGACAATCCGTAGAACAAGACGAAGCATTAGGAAAAGCTTTGCTCGGTGATTCCAAAAATCGTTCTGAACATCAATATGTGGTTCAAATGATCGGGGATGTATTTAAGGAACATTGTATAGATCCACGGATTCCGCAGCATCCGAAACTGATGAAAATCCGAGATATCCAACATTTATATACTCCGGTAGAAGGGGAACTCAAAAATGGCAGTTCGCTACTGGATCTTGTCGAAGCGCTCCATCCTACGCCAGCACTAGGCGGGGAACCGAAACAGCAGGCGCTCAGCTTGATCCGTTCTTATGAGCCTTTGAATAGAGGCTATTATGCGGCACCGATCGGTTGGATCGATGCGAAAGGCGACGGTGAATTCGCCGTAGCGATTCGCTCGGCGTTATTGGATGGGGATAAAGCTTATTTATTCGCAGGCGGTGGCATTGTGGCAGATTCTACGCCGGAAGCGGAATACGATGAGACATGGGTGAAGTTCCGCCCAATGCTTCGTGTACTGGGAGGAAATTTACATGACGAATCGTGA
- the yidD gene encoding membrane protein insertion efficiency factor YidD, producing the protein MKTALIKLFRFYQRFISPLSPPSCRFYPTCSHYGIEAVEKHGALKGGYLATRRILSCHPFHKGGVDFVPEEWPPKK; encoded by the coding sequence ATGAAAACTGCATTGATCAAATTGTTCCGTTTTTATCAACGCTTCATCTCTCCCTTGTCCCCGCCGAGCTGCAGGTTCTATCCAACTTGCTCTCATTACGGCATTGAAGCCGTAGAAAAACACGGAGCTTTAAAAGGCGGCTATCTCGCAACTCGTCGCATATTGAGCTGCCATCCGTTCCATAAAGGCGGAGTAGATTTTGTCCCCGAAGAATGGCCCCCTAAAAAATAG
- a CDS encoding alpha/beta hydrolase family protein, whose amino-acid sequence MKNGDIESMRWYPSPNPNVRLSEVTYWSEGLRIKGLLAEPKTVSSGSGILYLRGGIQSIGMVRPARIAQFAGMGFTVFAPYYRGNRGGEGKDEFAGADRYDAVHAVDVLKKFSTGPVHLLAFSRGGIMALWTAILRNDICSVVTWAGVTDTVLTYKERLDMRRMMKRLYGGTPNTALPAFEERNPLMHIGESKAAYLIIHGLKDDNVSPQQAFLLEQALELNHQPCETWYFPDYTHFFPPLANRKTAKALTVWMKDQEKRKNGIVSRQDEVEA is encoded by the coding sequence TTGAAAAATGGAGACATTGAATCGATGAGGTGGTATCCTTCGCCGAATCCGAATGTGCGCTTGAGCGAAGTGACGTATTGGTCTGAGGGCTTGCGCATTAAAGGCTTGCTGGCAGAACCGAAAACCGTTTCAAGCGGCAGCGGAATCTTATATTTGCGCGGTGGCATCCAATCAATTGGAATGGTAAGACCGGCACGGATCGCGCAATTTGCAGGCATGGGATTTACTGTGTTCGCGCCTTATTACAGGGGCAATCGGGGCGGTGAAGGGAAAGACGAATTTGCCGGTGCAGATCGCTATGATGCTGTCCATGCCGTGGATGTGCTAAAGAAATTCAGTACTGGTCCGGTACATTTATTGGCCTTTTCACGTGGCGGCATTATGGCCTTGTGGACAGCTATTTTGAGAAATGATATTTGTTCTGTCGTAACCTGGGCTGGTGTAACAGATACGGTACTGACCTATAAAGAGCGGCTGGATATGCGCCGCATGATGAAACGGCTTTACGGCGGCACGCCGAATACCGCACTTCCGGCATTTGAAGAGCGTAATCCGTTGATGCATATCGGAGAAAGCAAGGCAGCTTACCTGATTATCCATGGCTTGAAAGACGATAATGTCTCACCTCAGCAAGCCTTTCTGTTAGAACAAGCTTTGGAACTCAATCATCAGCCTTGTGAAACCTGGTATTTTCCAGATTATACGCATTTCTTCCCACCTTTGGCGAACCGTAAAACCGCGAAGGCATTGACGGTATGGATGAAAGATCAGGAGAAGCGCAAAAATGGCATAGTTAGTCGTCAAGATGAGGTAGAAGCTTAA
- a CDS encoding o-succinylbenzoate--CoA ligase produces MTYPNWLTQRAYVTGNQLALSFSEDNWTFAEINAIALDYAGKLAHFGITEQSRVALLAKSNAEAVFVMYGCLHLGCEMVMLNERLAAAELAYQIEDAGVDRVFADAELIEKVLSAKPVSFEQLKQAQPAEFNLIAEWEKDRTISIMYTSGTTGQPKGVRQTAENHFSSAVSSALNLGIAPDDVWLCTVPLFHISGFSILMRSLVYGMGVRLYDKFDASSCAEELCKGHVTHSSMVGVTLDQVLREIEQRELRVSSRFKQILAGGGPVPVSYLQRAEAHGIQVLQTYGMTETSSQTTTLQPADAKTKIGSAGKPLFLYQVKIDGAKPGEAGEILIKGPQVTPGYIGRFKERTVQQDGWLATGDIGYLDAEGFLFVVDRRSDMLVSGGENVYPAEIENVLMAHPSVREAGVCAMADSKWGEVPAAFVVLENPQMLEELADFCRGKLAGYKVPKLFKLVDELPRNASNKLLRRELKQWL; encoded by the coding sequence ATGACTTATCCGAATTGGTTGACTCAACGTGCTTATGTGACGGGCAATCAACTGGCTTTATCATTTAGTGAGGATAACTGGACATTCGCAGAAATAAACGCTATCGCACTTGACTATGCCGGAAAACTGGCGCATTTTGGCATCACGGAACAATCACGAGTGGCTTTATTGGCGAAATCGAATGCTGAAGCGGTTTTTGTCATGTATGGCTGCTTACATCTTGGCTGTGAAATGGTCATGCTCAATGAACGGCTCGCCGCAGCGGAACTGGCTTATCAAATCGAAGATGCGGGCGTGGACCGAGTATTTGCGGATGCTGAATTAATCGAAAAAGTGTTGTCGGCAAAGCCGGTTTCGTTCGAACAATTAAAACAAGCACAACCTGCTGAGTTTAACTTAATAGCGGAATGGGAGAAAGACAGAACTATTTCGATCATGTACACATCAGGAACGACGGGTCAGCCAAAAGGGGTTAGGCAAACCGCTGAAAACCATTTTTCGAGCGCGGTGTCTTCTGCTCTGAATTTAGGCATTGCTCCTGATGACGTTTGGTTATGTACGGTGCCCTTGTTTCACATTAGCGGCTTTTCGATTTTGATGCGCTCGCTCGTCTACGGCATGGGGGTTCGGCTTTACGACAAGTTCGACGCTTCGTCGTGTGCGGAGGAATTGTGCAAGGGGCATGTGACGCATAGTTCGATGGTCGGTGTGACGCTTGACCAAGTATTGCGGGAAATCGAGCAACGCGAATTACGGGTATCTTCGCGTTTCAAGCAAATTCTGGCGGGTGGTGGCCCAGTGCCGGTGTCTTATTTGCAACGGGCGGAAGCGCATGGTATTCAAGTGCTCCAAACTTATGGCATGACGGAAACGTCGTCACAGACGACGACCTTGCAGCCGGCTGATGCGAAAACGAAAATCGGTTCCGCTGGAAAACCTTTGTTTTTGTATCAAGTGAAAATCGATGGGGCAAAACCGGGGGAAGCGGGAGAAATTTTGATTAAAGGGCCACAAGTGACCCCGGGATACATCGGACGTTTTAAAGAACGTACTGTCCAACAAGACGGCTGGCTCGCGACGGGCGATATCGGTTATCTGGACGCAGAAGGGTTTTTATTCGTAGTCGACAGGCGTTCGGATATGCTGGTTTCTGGTGGTGAAAATGTCTATCCGGCTGAAATCGAAAACGTTTTAATGGCGCATCCATCTGTACGTGAAGCTGGAGTTTGTGCAATGGCAGATAGCAAATGGGGCGAAGTGCCGGCAGCGTTTGTCGTGCTTGAAAACCCGCAGATGCTAGAGGAACTCGCGGATTTTTGCCGCGGCAAGCTGGCTGGTTATAAAGTGCCGAAACTGTTCAAGCTAGTGGATGAGCTGCCGCGAAATGCGTCGAATAAACTGCTTAGAAGGGAATTGAAGCAATGGCTGTAA
- a CDS encoding metal ABC transporter solute-binding protein, Zn/Mn family, with translation MKKLAALSGIALISLLAACGNTTEPGNGAEDEAAEGKLDVYATVYPLVYFAERIGGDRVDVKSVYPAGANEHSFEPTQKDMINMADADLLFYVGLGLEGFIDSAQETLQNEDLEFVVTADGISDEQLEDAAGTHTEDEHGHEEEDAHEHEEDGHAGEGESQEEESGHEGHDHGSTDPHVWISPVLSQELAASVRDSLIEQDPQGAEQFEENYEELVAELETLDESFQNLHTKVERDTFFVSHAAFGYLAEPYGFEQVAVAGLNSQDEPSQKELTEIVDMAREKDIQYIVFEQNVSSNLTEVIQKEVGAEAIEMHNLGVLTQENIDNDETYFTLMEKNLQALETVLK, from the coding sequence ATGAAGAAATTAGCAGCATTATCGGGAATCGCACTTATTTCATTGCTAGCCGCGTGTGGCAATACCACAGAACCCGGCAACGGAGCGGAAGATGAAGCAGCGGAAGGAAAGCTCGATGTTTATGCGACCGTTTACCCGCTAGTCTATTTTGCAGAACGCATAGGCGGCGATCGCGTCGATGTTAAATCGGTTTATCCAGCTGGAGCAAACGAACACAGTTTTGAACCGACTCAAAAAGACATGATCAATATGGCAGACGCCGACTTGCTCTTTTATGTCGGATTAGGCCTTGAAGGCTTCATCGACAGCGCACAGGAAACGCTGCAAAACGAAGACCTTGAATTTGTCGTAACCGCAGATGGCATATCCGATGAACAACTCGAAGACGCGGCAGGTACACATACAGAGGACGAACACGGCCATGAAGAGGAGGATGCACATGAACACGAAGAGGATGGCCATGCTGGAGAAGGCGAAAGCCAAGAGGAAGAGAGCGGCCATGAAGGGCATGACCATGGCTCCACCGACCCACACGTGTGGATCTCCCCAGTATTAAGCCAAGAACTCGCTGCTTCTGTCCGTGATTCCCTAATCGAGCAAGACCCACAAGGCGCAGAACAATTTGAGGAAAATTACGAAGAGCTCGTCGCAGAACTCGAAACGCTCGATGAATCCTTCCAAAATCTACACACAAAAGTCGAACGCGATACCTTTTTCGTGTCACACGCGGCTTTCGGCTATCTGGCCGAACCTTATGGATTTGAACAAGTCGCCGTCGCAGGATTGAATAGCCAAGATGAACCGTCCCAGAAAGAATTGACGGAAATCGTCGACATGGCTCGCGAGAAAGACATCCAATATATCGTCTTCGAGCAAAACGTCTCCTCGAATTTGACGGAAGTCATCCAAAAGGAAGTCGGGGCCGAAGCGATCGAAATGCATAACCTCGGTGTGCTGACTCAAGAAAACATCGACAACGACGAAACGTATTTCACTTTGATGGAAAAAAATCTTCAAGCACTCGAAACCGTATTGAAATAG
- a CDS encoding Dps family protein, translated as MSTALNEELNVQVASWSVIYTKLHNFHWYVKGPSFFTLHVKFEELYNEATLHMDEIAERLLALGGKPVATMKEQLELSVVDEATSSESAEQMVDNIVSDYDKIMKSLKKGMELASQDGDDMTEDMFNAIHQNLEKHSWMLSAFLGEKK; from the coding sequence GTGTCAACAGCTTTAAATGAAGAATTAAATGTTCAAGTCGCTTCGTGGTCAGTAATTTATACGAAATTACATAATTTCCACTGGTATGTTAAAGGGCCTTCTTTCTTTACTTTGCACGTGAAATTTGAAGAACTATATAACGAGGCGACGCTTCATATGGATGAAATTGCGGAGCGCTTGCTGGCACTAGGCGGGAAGCCTGTTGCGACGATGAAAGAACAACTTGAACTGTCGGTCGTCGATGAAGCGACAAGCAGCGAAAGCGCGGAGCAAATGGTCGATAACATCGTTTCCGATTATGACAAAATCATGAAATCTTTGAAAAAGGGAATGGAACTCGCCTCTCAAGACGGTGATGACATGACAGAAGACATGTTCAATGCCATTCATCAAAACTTGGAAAAGCATTCCTGGATGCTGTCTGCATTTCTTGGCGAAAAGAAGTAG
- the menC gene encoding o-succinylbenzoate synthase — protein sequence MAVRIADIQFHKVKKPLNQPFVTVLQRVEEREATVVIVQDEDGQEGYGECVAFDTPWYTSETVVGSRFIMDTVLMPLLKGQLLDHPTDAARLFSKVKGNQMAKAAMEMAVWDLFAKQKGLPLYEYVGGVQRPVPAGVVVAGSNDQLVENVEAAIERGYRRIKLKISPATDAVMLKEIVAAHAEISFYADANGSFSGLALEELLPFDEAGFALIEQPYGEQEWTAHRMARANMKTPICLDESIHSLEDVKRMTEQQAGDIVVLKMGRLGGWAETLKIVEFCKQSQIEMWVGGMIEFGISKAHNLALASLPEIKLTGDFSDSGHFWQTDIVSPEIHVEHGEIKLSERPGIGYQLNI from the coding sequence ATGGCTGTAAGAATCGCAGACATCCAATTCCATAAAGTGAAAAAGCCATTGAATCAGCCTTTTGTGACTGTCTTGCAGAGAGTGGAGGAGCGGGAAGCTACAGTGGTGATCGTCCAGGATGAGGATGGGCAAGAGGGCTACGGGGAATGTGTGGCGTTTGATACGCCTTGGTATACCTCAGAGACAGTTGTCGGCAGCCGTTTTATTATGGATACCGTATTGATGCCATTGCTTAAGGGACAGTTGTTGGACCATCCTACTGACGCAGCGCGGCTGTTTTCAAAAGTGAAAGGCAACCAGATGGCGAAAGCGGCCATGGAGATGGCTGTCTGGGATTTATTCGCCAAGCAAAAAGGCCTGCCGCTCTATGAGTATGTCGGAGGAGTTCAAAGGCCAGTGCCTGCGGGTGTGGTGGTCGCTGGAAGCAATGATCAATTGGTTGAGAATGTAGAAGCAGCCATAGAGCGTGGATACCGGCGCATCAAATTGAAAATTTCACCTGCAACCGATGCCGTAATGCTCAAAGAGATAGTAGCGGCGCATGCCGAAATATCTTTCTACGCTGATGCCAATGGCAGTTTTTCAGGATTGGCGCTAGAGGAGTTGCTGCCATTTGATGAGGCCGGATTTGCATTAATTGAGCAGCCGTACGGTGAACAGGAATGGACAGCCCACCGAATGGCCAGGGCGAACATGAAAACGCCGATTTGTCTGGATGAAAGCATTCATAGCTTGGAGGATGTGAAGCGTATGACAGAACAACAGGCTGGCGATATCGTCGTCTTGAAAATGGGGCGTCTTGGTGGCTGGGCGGAAACTTTGAAAATTGTCGAGTTCTGCAAACAGTCACAGATTGAAATGTGGGTCGGCGGCATGATCGAGTTTGGCATTTCGAAAGCGCATAATTTGGCGCTTGCTTCTTTACCGGAAATTAAGCTGACGGGTGATTTCTCAGACTCGGGCCATTTTTGGCAAACCGATATTGTTTCTCCGGAAATTCACGTGGAGCATGGGGAAATCAAACTTAGCGAACGCCCAGGAATCGGGTATCAGCTGAATATATAA
- the ytkD gene encoding RNA deprotection pyrophosphohydrolase — translation MEYRDLNGCVCHLFFEKGRSQIESRHVLVIGKFEGQWLLTRHSVRGLEFPGGKAEPGESLEQAAKREVYEETGAVVNELEWLAEYQVHTDQAFSKTVFTATIKNMKSVQWMETEGPVLVPKLMVDENYSFLMRDAGMEAIIEKVKTIEKWRH, via the coding sequence ATGGAGTATAGAGATTTGAATGGATGTGTTTGCCACTTGTTTTTTGAAAAGGGGCGGTCGCAAATTGAAAGCCGGCATGTGCTGGTCATCGGGAAGTTTGAAGGGCAGTGGCTATTGACGAGACATTCTGTTCGTGGACTTGAATTTCCTGGAGGTAAAGCAGAGCCAGGTGAATCACTGGAACAGGCAGCGAAGCGGGAAGTTTATGAAGAAACCGGAGCCGTCGTGAATGAATTGGAATGGCTCGCGGAGTATCAAGTTCATACAGATCAAGCTTTCAGTAAAACAGTATTTACTGCGACTATCAAGAACATGAAGAGTGTGCAGTGGATGGAGACAGAGGGTCCTGTACTGGTTCCGAAACTTATGGTCGATGAAAATTACAGCTTCCTCATGCGCGACGCGGGGATGGAAGCGATTATAGAGAAGGTGAAGACTATTGAAAAATGGAGACATTGA
- the menD gene encoding 2-succinyl-5-enolpyruvyl-6-hydroxy-3-cyclohexene-1-carboxylic-acid synthase gives MTNREFLTEYVLAFTHSLLHAGVTKAVISPGSRSTPLAYAFMKQQGIETYRQIDERSAGFYALGLAKASNAPVVLLCTSGTAAANYFPAIVEAYYARVPLIVVTADRPHELREVGAPQAINQINLFGSHVKWSVDLALPEQGNHLDSLKRHLGRAATLAKTAPKGPVHLNVPFREPLSIDFDQAYVSGTELYRFESGERLTDKAADFLTEVFTQSRGLLIAGENTGEIPVEQWEFIRRLGWPVLADPLSNLRANVPADLHELIIDSYDALLKNAEFADRVAPDAVVRIGPQPVSKPLSLFLRKAKPARYVVLDESPMLRDPQSAATHHIQQHFSALWQLKLNAKSSHPYLSLWITAQKLVQETMETHCQEELDEGVLAKAFFDELNDCDLTVSSSMPIRDADTYFQTTQRDVRIFANRGANGIDGVVSTAFGIQAANKRPGYLLIGDLALLHDLNGLIASKLQHADMTIVVMNNDGGGIFSYLPQSKEERYYEDLFGTPTGIQFKAAAEMYDAEYFPVKTTAELQAALRMPKEKPVRILEVATDRANNVKIHRKLWSRLDEELDAWN, from the coding sequence ATGACGAATCGTGAATTTTTAACTGAATATGTATTAGCTTTTACACATTCTTTGCTCCATGCGGGGGTAACGAAAGCAGTTATTAGCCCAGGTTCGCGTTCCACTCCACTTGCTTATGCATTCATGAAACAGCAAGGGATTGAGACTTATCGTCAAATAGATGAACGTTCAGCCGGCTTTTACGCGCTCGGTTTGGCGAAAGCGTCAAACGCCCCGGTCGTTTTGCTTTGTACATCAGGCACTGCAGCAGCTAATTATTTTCCGGCCATCGTAGAAGCCTATTATGCGCGTGTGCCTCTTATTGTCGTCACGGCAGACCGTCCGCATGAACTGCGCGAAGTTGGGGCCCCGCAAGCAATTAATCAAATCAACTTATTCGGATCTCATGTTAAGTGGTCAGTCGATCTGGCACTGCCAGAGCAAGGCAATCATCTGGATTCGTTGAAACGCCATTTGGGGCGTGCCGCCACCTTAGCTAAAACAGCGCCTAAGGGCCCGGTCCATCTGAATGTGCCATTCCGGGAACCGCTTAGCATTGATTTCGATCAAGCTTATGTAAGTGGCACTGAATTATATCGTTTCGAAAGCGGCGAGCGGTTAACTGATAAAGCAGCTGATTTCTTAACAGAAGTGTTCACGCAGTCTCGCGGTCTGCTGATTGCGGGAGAAAACACCGGTGAGATACCAGTTGAGCAATGGGAATTTATCCGCCGTCTCGGCTGGCCGGTGCTTGCCGATCCGTTGTCGAATTTACGGGCAAATGTGCCAGCGGATCTTCATGAGCTCATTATCGATTCCTATGATGCGTTGCTGAAAAATGCTGAATTCGCTGATCGTGTAGCGCCGGATGCCGTAGTAAGAATCGGGCCTCAGCCTGTGTCTAAGCCGCTCAGCTTATTCTTGAGGAAAGCCAAGCCAGCGCGTTATGTCGTGTTGGATGAAAGTCCGATGCTGAGAGATCCACAATCAGCAGCCACGCATCATATCCAGCAGCATTTTTCTGCCTTGTGGCAGTTGAAATTGAACGCGAAATCTTCTCATCCGTACTTGAGTCTTTGGATAACAGCACAAAAATTGGTGCAGGAGACAATGGAGACTCATTGTCAGGAAGAATTGGACGAAGGGGTGTTAGCAAAAGCCTTTTTCGATGAGCTGAACGATTGCGATTTGACCGTCAGCAGCAGTATGCCAATCCGGGATGCCGATACGTATTTCCAAACGACGCAGCGGGACGTGCGAATTTTTGCCAACCGCGGCGCTAATGGCATTGATGGGGTGGTATCGACAGCTTTCGGGATCCAGGCAGCAAACAAACGGCCTGGGTATCTATTGATCGGGGATTTGGCCTTGCTGCATGATTTAAACGGCTTGATCGCTTCGAAACTGCAGCATGCGGATATGACGATTGTTGTGATGAATAATGACGGCGGCGGGATCTTCTCTTATTTGCCACAGTCGAAAGAAGAGCGCTATTATGAGGATCTTTTTGGTACCCCGACCGGGATTCAATTCAAAGCGGCAGCTGAAATGTATGATGCCGAGTACTTCCCTGTAAAAACAACAGCAGAATTGCAGGCGGCGCTTCGGATGCCGAAAGAAAAACCGGTGCGTATTTTAGAAGTGGCAACAGACCGAGCCAATAACGTAAAGATCCACCGAAAATTGTGGAGCCGGCTGGATGAGGAGCTAGACGCATGGAATTGA
- the menB gene encoding 1,4-dihydroxy-2-naphthoyl-CoA synthase has protein sequence MSTRQWVTELTYEDIKYETYNGIAKITINRPEVRNAFRPKTVHELIDAFSRARDNSDVGVIVLTGEGEKAFCSGGDQSVRGHGGYVGEDEIPRLNVLDLQRLIRVIPKPVVAMVAGFAIGGGHVLHVVCDLTIAADNARFGQTGPRVGSFDAGYGSGYLARIIGHKKAREIWYLCRQYDAQEALDMGLVNTVVPYEQLEDETVKWCEEMLEMSPTALRFVKAAMNADTDGLAGLQQMAGDATLLYYTTDEAKEGRDAFKEKRKPDFGQFPRFP, from the coding sequence ATGTCAACACGTCAATGGGTTACAGAACTTACATATGAAGACATTAAATACGAAACATATAATGGGATTGCGAAAATCACCATTAACCGTCCGGAAGTGCGCAATGCCTTCCGTCCGAAAACGGTTCACGAATTGATCGACGCGTTTTCACGTGCGCGTGACAACTCTGATGTTGGGGTCATCGTCTTGACAGGCGAAGGCGAAAAAGCATTCTGTTCAGGCGGAGACCAATCTGTCCGTGGACACGGCGGTTATGTCGGGGAAGATGAAATCCCGCGTCTTAACGTCCTGGACTTGCAGCGCTTGATCCGCGTCATTCCAAAACCGGTTGTCGCAATGGTTGCTGGATTCGCAATCGGCGGCGGACACGTACTTCACGTTGTTTGTGATTTGACGATTGCAGCGGATAACGCACGTTTCGGCCAAACAGGACCGCGCGTCGGTTCATTTGATGCAGGCTACGGCTCTGGCTATCTAGCGCGTATCATCGGGCACAAGAAAGCACGCGAAATCTGGTATTTGTGCCGTCAGTACGATGCACAAGAAGCGCTGGATATGGGCCTTGTCAACACAGTCGTACCTTACGAGCAATTGGAAGACGAGACGGTGAAATGGTGCGAGGAAATGCTCGAAATGAGCCCGACTGCATTGCGCTTCGTCAAAGCAGCGATGAATGCGGATACGGACGGCCTTGCTGGGCTTCAGCAAATGGCTGGCGATGCAACATTGCTTTACTACACTACGGATGAAGCAAAAGAAGGCCGCGATGCGTTCAAAGAAAAACGCAAACCGGACTTTGGCCAATTCCCACGTTTCCCTTGA
- the menH gene encoding 2-succinyl-6-hydroxy-2,4-cyclohexadiene-1-carboxylate synthase — MELMANGIRYHIEMTGDEDCPVLVLLHGFTGSTATWNPVIEHWPDFRVVAIDLIGHGKSDSPTDKNRYAMERQLEDLESIFEKLDLNGFSLLGYSMGGRTALAYACEYPDRINELILESASPGLLLEAERLQRQEADARLAQEILKFGIKPFVAKWENISLFDSQKSLPKNVQQQIRQERLAQSAQGLSNSLLGMGTGSQRSYWNCLQDLNVPVLLLTGELDSKFCAIAQRVQQLLPNAEHRIISAGHAIHVEKPAEFATMVMERLNQNY; from the coding sequence ATGGAATTGATGGCCAATGGGATCCGCTACCATATTGAAATGACAGGAGATGAAGACTGTCCTGTTTTGGTCCTGCTGCACGGTTTTACGGGCAGCACGGCCACATGGAACCCGGTAATCGAACACTGGCCTGATTTCCGTGTAGTGGCAATTGATTTGATAGGCCATGGCAAATCGGATAGCCCGACAGATAAAAACCGTTATGCCATGGAGCGGCAATTAGAGGACCTGGAAAGCATTTTTGAAAAATTGGATTTGAATGGATTTAGCTTGCTTGGCTATTCGATGGGCGGGCGCACAGCACTTGCGTATGCTTGTGAATATCCAGACAGAATTAATGAGCTTATTTTAGAAAGCGCGTCACCCGGCTTGCTGCTGGAAGCCGAAAGATTACAGCGGCAAGAGGCGGATGCCCGACTGGCACAAGAAATTTTGAAATTTGGTATTAAGCCTTTTGTTGCCAAATGGGAAAATATTTCGTTGTTTGATAGCCAGAAATCTTTACCCAAAAACGTGCAGCAACAAATAAGACAAGAACGGCTAGCCCAATCTGCACAAGGATTATCGAATAGTTTGCTTGGCATGGGCACAGGTTCACAGCGTTCTTACTGGAATTGCTTGCAAGATCTAAACGTACCGGTGTTGCTGTTAACCGGGGAACTGGATTCGAAGTTTTGCGCCATTGCCCAGAGGGTGCAGCAATTATTGCCGAATGCGGAACACCGTATCATTTCAGCAGGACATGCGATTCATGTGGAAAAACCGGCTGAATTTGCTACAATGGTTATGGAACGATTAAATCAGAATTACTGA